In one window of Primulina tabacum isolate GXHZ01 chromosome 8, ASM2559414v2, whole genome shotgun sequence DNA:
- the LOC142552829 gene encoding 2,3-bisphosphoglycerate-dependent phosphoglycerate mutase 1-like, which yields MAVTSFHPTMGTIPSFGYFNNTCGNQENGNASLKLISKGFRLDVAMLRTGTYRSKKQSFCVIQATGSQTTVFDPVLSPSNGTPSDSKKKSNEAALILIRHGESMWNEKNLFTGCVDVPLTKKGVDEAIEAGKRISNIPVDVIYTSSLIRAQMTAMLAMTEHRRKKVPIILHDESEQARAWSQIFSEETNKQCIPVVMAWQLNERMYGELQGLNKQETADRYGKEQVHEWRRSYDVPPPNGESLEMCAERAVAYFRENIEPQLLLGKNVMIAAHGNSLRSIIMYLDKLTSQEVISLELSTGIPMLYIFKEGRFIRRGSPVAPTEASVYAYTKGLALYRQKLDEKLS from the exons ATGGCCGTGACGTCATTTCACCCAACAATGGGTACTATACCATCTTTTGGTTACTTCAATAATACCTGCGGCAATCAAGAGAATGGAAATGCTTCTTTGAAGTTGATCTCAAAAGGTTTCAGGCTAGATGTCGCAATGTTGAGAACAGGAACTTATCGCTCTAAAAAGCAAAGTTTTTGTGTGATACAAGCCACGGGCTCTCAGACTACAGTGTTTGACCCTGTTTTATCCCCGTCGAATGGCACGCCAAGTGACTCCAAAAAAAAATCGA ACGAAGCTGCATTGATCCTGATTCGGCATGGAGAGTCTATGTGGAATGAAAAGAATCTATTCACGGGTTGTGTTGATGTGCCACTAACCAAGAAAGGTGTGGACGAGGCTATCGAAGCTGGTAAAAGAATCAGCAATATACCAGTCGACGTGATCTACACTTCTTCTCTTATTCGAGCGCAGATGACTGCCATGCTTGCCATGACTGAACACAGACGTAAGAAG GTTCCAATTATTTTGCATGATGAGAGCGAGCAAGCGAGAGCTTGGAGTCAAATCTTTAGTGAAGAAACAAACAAGCAGTGTATTCCAGTTGTAATGGCTTGGCAGCTAAATGAAAGAAT GTACGGAGAATTACAGGGTCTTAACAAGCAGGAAACAGCAGACAGATATGGAAAAGAGCAAGTTCATGAGTGGAGACGTAGCTATGATGTGCCTCCTCCTAATGGTGAAAGTTTGGAAATGTGTGCTGAGAGAGCCGTTGCCTACTTTAGAGAAAAT ATTGAACCACAGCTTCTTCTGGGGAAAAATGTCATGATTGCCGCTCATGGGAATTCGCTTAGATCTATTATTATGTATCTAGACAAACTGACTTCTCAAGAG GTTATTAGCTTGGAACTATCGACTGGGATACCAATGCTTTACATTTTTAAAGAAGGGAGATTTATTCGTCGGGGTAGTCCAGTGGCACCAACTGAAGCAAGTGTTTATGCTTACACAAAG GGTTTGGCCCTGTACAGGCAAAAGTTGGATGAGAAGCTCTCATAA